In Aegilops tauschii subsp. strangulata cultivar AL8/78 chromosome 3, Aet v6.0, whole genome shotgun sequence, one genomic interval encodes:
- the LOC109777536 gene encoding transcription factor bHLH51-like isoform X2 has protein sequence MIPDTKQMDKAALLARVVDQVKHLKRRASEAAQLRPAVPPEAEEVSDEFCCTGDTDDDDRRLYIKASVSCDDRPDLVAGLIQALHGLRLLPPSLSLLRLPRADHCRMCSAAVVDLLQQLQPGRCINLTLTRDRGATPLSVKHHQCPGAGWHLHANPRKEGTS, from the exons ATGATCCCTGATACCAAGCAG ATGGACAAGGCCGCCTTGCTGGCCAGGGTGGTGGACCAAGTGAAGCATCTGAAGCGGAGAGCAAGCGAGGCCGCACAGCTAAGGCCCGCCGTCCCGCCGGAGGCCGAAGAGGTCTCCGACGAATTCTGCTGCACCGGGGACACGGACGACGACGATAGACGCCTGTACATTAAGGCCTCTGTCAGCTGCGACGACCGCCCGGACCTCGTCGCCGGGCTCATCCAGGCGCTCCATGGCCTGAGACTTTTACCCCCATCCCTCTCTCTTCTtcgtcttcctcgcgccgaccACTGCCGCATGTGCTCTGCCGCCGTCGTCGACCTTCTCCAACAGCTCCAAcctggccgctgcatcaacctgacctTGACCAGAGATCGCGGCGCCACTCCGCTGTCCGTCAAGCACCACCAG TGTCCAGGAGCTGGATGGCACCTCCATGCCAATCCCCGCAAGGAGGGAACGAGCTGA
- the LOC109777536 gene encoding uncharacterized protein isoform X1 — MIPDTKQMDKAALLARVVDQVKHLKRRASEAAQLRPAVPPEAEEVSDEFCCTGDTDDDDRRLYIKASVSCDDRPDLVAGLIQALHGLRLLPPSLSLLRLPRADHCRMCSAAVVDLLQQLQPGRCINLTLTRDRGATPLSVKHHQMDKAALLARVVDQVRHVKRRATEAAQLTPAVPSETDEVSIEFC; from the exons ATGATCCCTGATACCAAGCAG ATGGACAAGGCCGCCTTGCTGGCCAGGGTGGTGGACCAAGTGAAGCATCTGAAGCGGAGAGCAAGCGAGGCCGCACAGCTAAGGCCCGCCGTCCCGCCGGAGGCCGAAGAGGTCTCCGACGAATTCTGCTGCACCGGGGACACGGACGACGACGATAGACGCCTGTACATTAAGGCCTCTGTCAGCTGCGACGACCGCCCGGACCTCGTCGCCGGGCTCATCCAGGCGCTCCATGGCCTGAGACTTTTACCCCCATCCCTCTCTCTTCTtcgtcttcctcgcgccgaccACTGCCGCATGTGCTCTGCCGCCGTCGTCGACCTTCTCCAACAGCTCCAAcctggccgctgcatcaacctgacctTGACCAGAGATCGCGGCGCCACTCCGCTGTCCGTCAAGCACCACCAG ATGGACAAGGCCGCCTTGCTAGCCAGGGTGGTGGACCAAGTGAGGCACGTGAAGAGGAGAGCCACCGAGGCCGCACAGCTAACGCCGGCAGTTCCATCGGAGACTGACGAGGTCTCCATCGAATTCTGCTGA
- the LOC109777534 gene encoding putative transcription factor bHLH107, whose translation MKRMRVSKSWMAAPCQSPHGGNELMAYDACDPTVSGGPALVTRQASSAPPAGPLELSTTSSSTTGSGRTATEARALKVHSEAERRRRVRINAHLTALRRMIPDTKQMDKAALLGRVVDQVRHLKRRASEVAQQTPAVPPETDEVSVEFCCAGDADDDNSRLYIKASVSCDDRPDLVAGLIQALHGLRLRTLRAEVSSLGGRVQHVFTLCKEEEGSAGSAGLNSLKEAVRLALAKVASPELVCGGSPFQFQSKRQRILELHYSIMSI comes from the exons ATGAAGAGAATGAG AGTGTCCAAGAGCTGGATGGCAGCTCCATGCCAATCTCCGCATGGAGGGAACGAGCTGATGGCATACGATGCCTGTGATCCTACAGTGAGCGGAGGTCCGGCTCTGGTAACCCGGCAGGCCAGCTCGGCGCCACCGGCTGGACCGCTAGAGCTGTCGACGACGTCCTCGTCGACGACGGGGTCGGGGAGGACCGCGACGGAGGCAAGGGCCCTGAAGGTCCACAGTGAGGCCGAGCGCCGGCGTCGGGTGAGGATCAACGCTCATCTCACGGCGCTCAGGAGGATGATCCCTGATACCAAGCAG ATGGACAAGGCCGCCTTGCTGGGCAGGGTGGTGGACCAAGTGAGGCACCTGAAGAGGAGAGCCAGCGAGGTCGCGCAGCAGACGCCGGCCGTCCCGCCGGAGACCGACGAGGTCTCCGTCGAATTCTGCTGCGCCGGGGACGCCGACGACGACAACAGCCGCCTATACATTAAGGCGTCTGTCAGCTGCGACGACCGCCCGGACCTCGTCGCCGGGCTCATCCAGGCGCTCCATGGCCTGAGACTTAGGACACTAAGAGCGGAGGTGTCCTCCCTGGGAGGAAGGGTGCAGCATGTCTTCACACTCTGCAAGGAGGAGGAAGGCAGTGCAGGGAGTGCTGGACTGAATTCCCTGAAGGAGGCTGTGAGGCTGGCTCTGGCCAAGGTTGCTTCACCAGAGCTGGTGTGTGGCGGCAGTCCGTTCCAGTTTCAGAGCAAGCGGCAGAGGATTCTCGAGTTGCATTATTCAATCATGTCCATATAG